A region from the Gossypium hirsutum isolate 1008001.06 chromosome A08, Gossypium_hirsutum_v2.1, whole genome shotgun sequence genome encodes:
- the LOC107919019 gene encoding 2-dehydro-3-deoxyphosphooctonate aldolase: MDSSASLLNKLMGADPFFLLAGPNVIESEDHILRMAGYIKTITTKLGLPLVFKSSFDKANRTSSKSFRGPGMAEGLQILEKVKVAYDIPIVTDVHETIQCEAVGRVADVIQIPAFLCRQTDLLVEAAKTGRIINIKKGQFCAPSVMVNSAEKIRLAGNPNVMVCERGTMFGYNDLIVDPRNLEWMREANCPVVADITHSLQQPAGRKLDGGGVASGGFRELIPCIARTAVAVGVDGIFMEVHDNPLNAPVDGPTQWPLRHLEELLEELIAIAGVSKGKKRFNIDLTPYSG; the protein is encoded by the exons ATGGATTCCTCGGCTTCGCTGTTAAACAAGCTCATG GGTGCGGATCCATTTTTCTTGTTAGCGGGTCCCAATGTGATTGAATCTGAAGATCACATTCTAAGGATGGCTGGCTACATCAAGACTATCACTACCAA ACTTGGGTTGCCTTTGGTTTTCAAATCAAGCTTTGATAAAGCTAACcgaacatcatcaaaatcatttcGGGGTCCTGGAATGGCTGAAGGCTTGCAg ATCCTTGAGAAAGTTAAAGTAGCATATGACATTCCAATTGTAACTGATGTCCATGAAACTATTCAG TGTGAAGCAGTTGGAAGAGTCGCTGATGTTATTCAGATTCCAGCATTCTTATGTCGTCAG ACGGATCTTCTAGTTGAGGCGGCCAAGACTGGAAGAATTATCAATATTAAAAAAGGCCAGTTCTGTGCTCCTTCT GTTATGGTAAATTCTGCTGAGAAGATTAGATTGGCTGGGAATCCGAATGTGATGGTTTGTGAAAGAGGCACCATGTTTGGCTATA ATGATCTTATTGTTGATCCACGTAACTTGGAGTGGATGAGGGAAGCGAATTGTCCTGTT GTTGCTGATATCACACATTCACTGCAACAGCCAGCTGGAAGAAAG TTGGATGGTGGAGGTGTAGCCAGTGGAGGTTTCCGTGAACTCATACCATGCATTGCAAGAACTGCAGTTGCTGTTGGAGTGGACGGAATTTTCATGGAG GTGCATGATAATCCATTAAATGCACCGGTTGATGGTCCGACTCAATGG CCACTGCGCCATTTGGAGGAACTTCTGGAAGAGCTAATTGCAATAGCT